One candidate division KSB1 bacterium DNA segment encodes these proteins:
- a CDS encoding sigma-54-dependent Fis family transcriptional regulator: protein MKKTRDKVVAQSRAMREALAAAGVAALRTDPVLIIGAPGTGKTMLARVIHEEGCPYGPFVMVDCATLTPDVMNTMLYGDRVAHALGRFEMAEEGTLFLSGLENLNPLAQEHIARALETGRYTNHAGDRRAFACRIIATADFAELENLQQAGLFNLDLLRMLSATSLRMPGLADRKEDIPALSVYILDELATREKIERPTVPYHYMDLLTKVTWQENARQLRNHLESVMVLSEGRFDPEVILEHFVTEESPATIKSALQALWRKVFGESRTPVTVGTKA, encoded by the coding sequence ATGAAAAAGACCCGCGACAAGGTAGTCGCGCAGAGCCGGGCGATGCGGGAGGCACTCGCCGCAGCCGGGGTTGCGGCTCTGCGCACGGATCCGGTGCTGATCATCGGTGCTCCCGGCACGGGCAAGACGATGCTGGCGCGCGTGATCCATGAGGAAGGCTGTCCGTACGGACCCTTCGTCATGGTTGACTGCGCGACCTTGACCCCTGATGTCATGAACACGATGCTGTACGGCGATCGTGTGGCTCATGCATTGGGACGTTTCGAGATGGCGGAAGAAGGAACGTTGTTCTTGAGCGGGCTGGAGAATCTGAATCCGCTCGCGCAGGAGCACATCGCCCGTGCTCTGGAGACCGGGCGCTACACGAATCACGCGGGAGACCGGCGGGCCTTCGCCTGTCGCATCATTGCGACCGCGGATTTCGCGGAGCTCGAGAACCTTCAGCAGGCAGGTCTGTTCAATCTGGACCTGTTGCGAATGCTGTCCGCAACCTCGTTGCGGATGCCCGGCCTGGCCGATCGCAAGGAAGACATCCCTGCACTTTCGGTCTATATCCTTGACGAGCTGGCCACCCGGGAAAAGATTGAACGGCCGACCGTGCCGTATCACTACATGGACCTTCTGACGAAGGTCACGTGGCAGGAGAACGCACGACAGTTGCGCAATCATCTGGAGAGTGTGATGGTGCTGTCTGAGGGGCGGTTTGATCCGGAAGTTATTCTGGAGCATTTCGTCACCGAGGAATCGCCGGCCACGATCAAGAGCGCACTGCAGGCCTTGTGGCGCAAAGTCTTCGGCGAGAGCCGGACTCCGGTGACTGTCGGCACCAAAGCGTAG